In Rhodoferax koreense, a genomic segment contains:
- a CDS encoding efflux RND transporter periplasmic adaptor subunit: MNAPQSPAASATTPAATGNPKRRKALTAIASVVVLAGLGWAVYEYLVASHYEDTDNAYVQGNVIQITPQVGGTVMAIMADDTDFVKAGAPLVQLDPADAKVALDQAEAALAGAVRQVRTLYANNGTLAAQINLRMADVTRAQTQVVTAQSDVARANEDVNRRQSLTGNGAVSKEELNHAQTQLSNAKSALAAAQANVSASQAAVAAAREQLTSNQALTDNTSVEQHPSVLAAAGKVREAYLAKQRAVMPAPVDGYVAKRTVQLGQRVAAGTPMMSIVPLDQVWVDANFKEVQLRNIRIGQPVELTADVYGGKIEYKGTVAGLGVGTGAAFSLLPAQNATGNWIKVVQRVPVRIALDPEQLRAHPLRVGLSMLATVDISKKDGKTLADAPRAAALNTTQVYAQADAGADAEVRRVIAANVGRAVARNNTPVAPTAAGKPAPLALPDGANMALHPSAAVAVQ; this comes from the coding sequence ATGAACGCTCCCCAATCTCCTGCCGCTTCCGCCACCACCCCCGCCGCCACCGGCAACCCGAAACGCCGCAAGGCCCTGACCGCCATCGCCAGCGTGGTGGTGCTCGCCGGCCTCGGCTGGGCGGTGTACGAATACCTGGTCGCCAGCCACTACGAAGACACCGACAACGCCTACGTGCAGGGCAACGTGATCCAGATCACGCCGCAGGTCGGCGGCACCGTGATGGCCATCATGGCCGACGACACCGATTTCGTGAAGGCCGGCGCGCCGCTGGTCCAGCTCGATCCGGCCGATGCCAAGGTCGCGCTCGACCAGGCCGAGGCCGCGCTGGCCGGTGCCGTGCGCCAGGTGCGCACGCTCTACGCCAACAACGGCACGCTGGCCGCGCAGATCAACCTGCGCATGGCCGACGTGACCCGCGCGCAGACGCAGGTCGTTACCGCGCAGAGCGACGTGGCCCGCGCCAACGAGGACGTGAACCGTCGCCAGTCCCTGACCGGCAACGGCGCCGTGTCGAAGGAAGAACTGAACCACGCGCAGACGCAGCTCTCCAACGCCAAGAGCGCGCTCGCCGCGGCCCAGGCCAATGTATCGGCCAGCCAGGCGGCCGTCGCCGCCGCGCGTGAACAGTTGACCAGCAACCAGGCGCTGACCGACAACACCAGCGTGGAACAGCATCCGAGCGTGCTGGCCGCGGCCGGCAAGGTGCGCGAGGCCTACCTCGCCAAGCAGCGCGCGGTGATGCCGGCCCCGGTGGATGGCTATGTGGCCAAGCGCACGGTGCAGCTCGGCCAGCGCGTGGCCGCGGGCACACCGATGATGTCCATCGTGCCGCTGGACCAGGTCTGGGTCGATGCCAACTTCAAGGAAGTGCAGCTGCGCAACATCCGCATCGGCCAGCCGGTCGAACTCACGGCCGACGTCTACGGCGGCAAGATCGAATACAAGGGCACGGTGGCCGGCCTCGGCGTGGGCACCGGCGCGGCGTTCTCGCTGCTGCCGGCGCAGAACGCCACCGGCAACTGGATCAAGGTGGTGCAGCGCGTGCCGGTGCGCATCGCGCTCGACCCCGAGCAGCTGCGTGCGCATCCGCTGCGCGTGGGCCTGTCGATGCTGGCCACGGTGGACATTTCCAAGAAGGACGGCAAGACGCTGGCCGACGCGCCGCGCGCCGCGGCGCTGAACACCACCCAGGTCTACGCTCAGGCCGATGCCGGCGCCGATGCCGAAGTGCGCCGCGTGATCGCCGCGAACGTCGGCCGCGCCGTGGCCCGGAACAATACACCCGTCGCACCGACCGCTGCCGGCAAGCCGGCGCCCCTGGCGCTGCCGGACGGCGCCAACATGGCGCTGCACCCGAGCGCCGCGGTGGCGGTCCAGTAA
- a CDS encoding ABC transporter transmembrane domain-containing protein: MATSSTVSPASASPSTGPAAAAAPAKGSPRSLSGLLPFLAPYRWRIALAGVFLVLAAVATLVFPQALRALIDNGLVAGAAGKVDPGAQMLALRDHFFELFGVAAALGVFSAGRFYMVSWLGERVTTDLRNAVYAHVVRQSPQFFETTQTGEVLSRLTGDTTLVQTVVGSSLSMGLRNVVMGIGALGMLVWTNPYVMTQVLGILVLVVLPSVWFGKRVRKLSRASQDRVADASAIAAEVLNAIPVVQSYTAEGREAARFDASTANAFQTAVRRTKARSVLVAFIIIATSAALLFGLYQGTQAVMRGEISAGHLGQTVVYVIILASATAVLGEVYGDLLRAAGASERLMELLATESPIKSPPNPTQAKLVPAGSAIDFEAISFHYPSRPLQPALVDFSLQVAPGETVALVGASGAGKSTVFQLLLRFYDPNQGGIRLDGVATRELALADLRQRIGIVPQDAVIFSTSALENIRYGKPEASDAEVHAAAEAAFADGFIRALPEGYATFLGERGVRLSGGQRQRIAIARAMLKNAPLLLLDEATSALDAESERMVQAALTSAMQGRTTLVIAHRLATVQQADRIVVLDHGRIVEQGTHESLVAARGVYAKLAALQFTA, encoded by the coding sequence ATGGCCACCTCCTCCACCGTTTCCCCCGCGTCCGCTTCACCCTCCACCGGGCCCGCCGCGGCGGCAGCACCTGCCAAGGGTTCACCGCGTTCGCTCTCGGGCCTGCTGCCCTTCCTCGCGCCCTACCGCTGGCGCATCGCGCTGGCCGGCGTGTTCCTGGTGCTGGCCGCGGTGGCAACGCTGGTGTTCCCGCAGGCGCTGCGCGCGTTGATCGACAATGGGCTCGTGGCGGGCGCGGCGGGCAAGGTCGATCCGGGCGCACAGATGCTCGCGCTGCGCGACCACTTCTTCGAGCTGTTCGGCGTGGCCGCGGCGCTGGGCGTGTTCTCGGCCGGGCGCTTCTACATGGTGAGCTGGCTCGGCGAACGCGTGACCACCGATCTGCGCAACGCCGTCTACGCCCATGTGGTGCGGCAAAGCCCGCAATTCTTCGAGACCACGCAGACCGGCGAAGTGCTGTCTCGCCTCACCGGCGACACGACGCTGGTCCAGACCGTGGTCGGCTCTTCGCTGAGCATGGGCCTGCGCAACGTGGTGATGGGCATCGGCGCGCTCGGCATGCTGGTGTGGACCAACCCGTATGTGATGACCCAGGTGCTCGGCATCCTGGTGCTGGTGGTGCTGCCCAGCGTGTGGTTCGGCAAACGCGTGAGGAAGCTCTCGCGCGCCAGCCAGGACCGCGTGGCCGACGCCAGCGCCATCGCGGCCGAGGTGCTGAACGCAATTCCCGTGGTGCAGAGCTACACCGCCGAAGGCCGCGAGGCCGCGCGCTTCGACGCCTCCACGGCCAACGCCTTCCAGACCGCGGTGCGCCGCACCAAGGCGCGTTCCGTGCTGGTGGCCTTCATCATCATCGCCACCTCGGCCGCGCTGCTGTTTGGCCTTTACCAGGGCACGCAGGCGGTGATGCGCGGCGAGATCAGTGCCGGCCACCTCGGCCAGACGGTGGTCTACGTGATCATCCTGGCCAGTGCCACCGCCGTGCTCGGCGAGGTCTACGGCGACCTGCTGCGCGCCGCGGGCGCGAGCGAGCGGCTGATGGAGCTGCTGGCCACCGAGTCGCCAATCAAGTCCCCGCCAAATCCCACGCAAGCGAAGCTGGTACCTGCGGGAAGCGCTATCGATTTCGAAGCCATCTCATTCCACTACCCGTCGCGGCCGCTGCAGCCGGCGCTGGTCGACTTCAGCCTGCAGGTGGCGCCCGGCGAGACCGTGGCCCTGGTGGGCGCGAGCGGCGCGGGCAAGAGCACGGTGTTCCAGTTGCTGCTGCGCTTCTACGATCCGAACCAGGGCGGCATCCGCCTGGACGGCGTGGCAACGCGCGAACTGGCCCTGGCCGACCTGCGCCAGCGCATCGGCATCGTGCCGCAGGACGCGGTGATCTTCTCGACCAGCGCGCTGGAGAACATCCGCTACGGCAAGCCCGAGGCCAGCGATGCCGAGGTCCACGCCGCCGCCGAGGCCGCGTTCGCCGACGGCTTCATCCGCGCGCTGCCCGAGGGTTATGCGACCTTCCTCGGCGAACGCGGCGTGCGGCTGTCGGGCGGCCAGCGCCAGCGCATCGCCATCGCGCGCGCAATGCTGAAGAACGCGCCGCTCTTGCTGCTCGACGAGGCCACCAGCGCCCTGGACGCCGAGAGCGAACGCATGGTGCAGGCCGCGCTGACCTCCGCCATGCAGGGCCGCACGACCTTGGTCATCGCGCACCGCCTGGCGACCGTGCAGCAGGCCGACCGCATCGTCGTGCTGGACCACGGCCGCATCGTGGAGCAAGGGACGCATGAGTCGCTGGTGGCGGCGCGGGGGGTTTATGCGAAGCTGGCGGCGTTGCAGTTCACAGCCTGA
- a CDS encoding IclR family transcriptional regulator: protein MASLESAGVILRLINQLKRQVTVTDLVDHLAMPKSSASRLLRQMADEGFLERDAQTRAFGPALMILELSRLVRSTTQLFPLLQKALQGLCVRSGHTGYISVLDGTEVLVLFVQSGTHPLQLMTYPGHRSPAWATSTGRALLALESDDAVRERFSGELPSVSANAPADVEALLARLAEVRLQRYAHALNEAISGVGSVSCAVSDPTTRERLAFCLSFPSADADAASIQALALDLMTEASGIGRLVGDPAWAH, encoded by the coding sequence ATGGCATCACTCGAAAGCGCCGGCGTCATCCTCCGGCTGATCAACCAACTCAAGCGGCAAGTCACCGTGACCGACCTCGTCGATCACCTGGCCATGCCCAAAAGTTCGGCTTCGCGCCTGCTGCGGCAGATGGCGGACGAGGGTTTCCTCGAGCGTGATGCGCAGACCCGCGCCTTCGGGCCAGCGCTGATGATCCTGGAACTGTCGCGCCTGGTGCGCTCGACCACGCAGCTGTTCCCCTTGCTGCAGAAGGCCTTGCAAGGCCTGTGTGTGCGCAGCGGCCATACCGGCTACATCTCGGTGCTCGACGGCACCGAGGTGCTGGTGCTGTTCGTGCAATCGGGCACCCATCCGCTGCAGCTCATGACCTATCCGGGCCACCGTTCGCCGGCCTGGGCCACCTCCACCGGCCGCGCGCTGCTGGCGCTGGAGAGCGACGACGCCGTGCGCGAACGCTTCAGCGGCGAATTGCCGTCGGTGTCCGCCAATGCACCGGCCGACGTGGAGGCACTGCTCGCGCGCCTGGCCGAGGTGCGGCTGCAGCGATACGCCCATGCACTCAACGAAGCCATTTCCGGCGTCGGCTCGGTGAGTTGCGCCGTGAGTGACCCGACCACGCGCGAGCGGCTCGCGTTCTGCCTTTCGTTCCCCAGCGCCGACGCCGATGCCGCCAGCATCCAGGCGCTGGCGCTGGATCTCATGACCGAGGCCTCGGGCATCGGTCGCCTCGTGGGTGACCCCGCCTGGGCTCACTAG
- a CDS encoding MarR family winged helix-turn-helix transcriptional regulator: MNTNTEPASSAPAKAPATFYNADSYVAGGDSVAHLVARVFNAFHQDLERRFEPSGLTNAQWKPLFKLSTGEVSTVAELARVCTLDAGGMTRMLDRLEAKGLCQRERSSEDRRVVKLALTDAGREAAKVVPQVLSEVQNAYLAGFSVEEWHTLKDLLRRLLDNANQQPSA, from the coding sequence ATGAATACAAACACCGAGCCAGCGTCTTCCGCGCCAGCCAAGGCGCCAGCCACTTTCTACAACGCCGACAGCTACGTGGCCGGAGGCGACAGCGTGGCCCACCTCGTCGCGCGCGTGTTCAATGCCTTCCACCAGGACCTGGAGCGTCGGTTCGAGCCCAGCGGGCTGACCAACGCGCAGTGGAAACCCCTGTTCAAGCTGTCCACCGGCGAAGTCTCCACGGTGGCCGAGCTGGCCCGTGTTTGCACGCTGGACGCAGGCGGCATGACGCGCATGCTCGACCGCCTGGAGGCCAAGGGGCTGTGCCAGCGCGAACGTTCCAGCGAAGACCGGCGCGTGGTCAAGCTAGCGCTCACCGATGCGGGCCGCGAAGCCGCCAAGGTGGTGCCGCAGGTGTTGAGCGAGGTGCAGAACGCCTACCTGGCCGGCTTCTCGGTGGAGGAGTGGCACACCCTGAAAGACCTGCTGCGCCGCCTGCTCGACAACGCGAACCAACAACCATCCGCCTGA
- a CDS encoding DHA2 family efflux MFS transporter permease subunit yields MSTAVTADNGAPAPTAPAAPPPSAPPAAHPPLEGSARIWGTIALAAATFMNVLDTSIANVSLPAIAGDLGVSPNQGTWVITSFAVANAIAVPLTGWLSQRFGQVRLFTASVILFVIASWMCGLAPNMTMLIAFRILQGFVAGPMIPLSQSLLLSSYPKALAGTAMAMWAMTTLVAPVMGPLLGGWITDNMTWPWIFYINIPVGIMAASASWMLYRKRETQTKRLPIDSVGLALLVIWVGALQIMLDKGKELDWFHSAEVITLGVVALVGFAFFVAWELTEEHPVVDLRLFTRRNFWAGTIAISVGYGLFFGNVVLLPLWLQQFMGYTSTQAGFVLAPVGLMAIVLSPWVGKNVSKIDPRRFATFAFLVFALVLWMRSNFNTSANEATIMVPTIIQGVAMAFFFIPLLTITLSGLTPDRIPAASGLSNFVRITAGAFGTSIATTVWENRAALHHAQLTESVNVGSQAANNAIAGLAAAGLTPEQGLAQINRLVDQQAFMLAANDVFYASSLLFLLLIPLVWMAKQPQTGGSGGDAAAGAH; encoded by the coding sequence ATGTCCACCGCTGTTACTGCCGACAACGGCGCTCCGGCGCCGACCGCGCCCGCTGCGCCACCCCCTTCCGCCCCGCCTGCCGCGCATCCACCGCTCGAAGGCAGCGCCCGCATCTGGGGCACGATCGCGCTGGCGGCGGCCACGTTCATGAACGTGCTCGACACCTCGATCGCCAACGTCTCGCTGCCGGCCATCGCTGGCGATCTGGGCGTGAGCCCGAACCAGGGCACCTGGGTCATCACCAGCTTCGCCGTGGCCAACGCCATCGCCGTGCCGCTCACGGGTTGGCTGTCGCAGCGCTTCGGCCAGGTGCGGCTGTTCACGGCCAGCGTGATCCTGTTCGTCATCGCGTCTTGGATGTGCGGCCTTGCGCCCAACATGACCATGCTGATCGCGTTCCGCATCCTGCAGGGCTTCGTGGCCGGGCCGATGATCCCGCTGTCGCAATCGCTGCTGCTCTCGAGCTATCCCAAGGCGCTGGCCGGCACGGCGATGGCCATGTGGGCCATGACGACACTCGTGGCGCCGGTGATGGGTCCGCTGCTCGGCGGCTGGATCACCGACAACATGACCTGGCCGTGGATCTTCTACATCAACATTCCGGTCGGCATCATGGCGGCTTCCGCATCCTGGATGCTGTACCGCAAACGCGAGACGCAGACCAAGCGGCTGCCGATCGACAGCGTGGGACTCGCGCTGCTGGTGATCTGGGTCGGTGCACTGCAGATCATGCTCGACAAGGGGAAGGAACTCGACTGGTTCCATTCGGCGGAAGTCATCACCCTCGGCGTGGTGGCGTTGGTCGGTTTTGCCTTCTTCGTCGCGTGGGAACTGACCGAGGAGCATCCGGTGGTCGACCTGCGGCTGTTCACACGGCGCAACTTCTGGGCCGGCACCATTGCCATCTCGGTCGGTTACGGCCTGTTCTTCGGCAACGTGGTGCTGCTGCCGCTGTGGCTGCAGCAGTTCATGGGCTACACCTCCACCCAGGCGGGTTTCGTGCTGGCGCCGGTCGGGCTGATGGCCATCGTGCTGTCGCCGTGGGTGGGCAAGAACGTGAGCAAGATCGACCCGCGCCGCTTCGCAACCTTCGCCTTCCTGGTGTTCGCGCTGGTGTTGTGGATGCGCTCGAACTTCAATACTTCGGCGAACGAGGCGACGATCATGGTGCCGACCATCATCCAGGGCGTGGCGATGGCTTTCTTCTTCATCCCGTTGCTGACGATCACCCTCTCGGGCCTCACGCCGGACCGCATTCCCGCGGCCTCGGGCCTGTCGAACTTCGTGCGCATCACGGCCGGCGCCTTCGGCACTTCGATCGCCACCACGGTCTGGGAGAACCGCGCGGCGCTGCACCATGCCCAGCTCACCGAGTCGGTGAACGTCGGCAGCCAGGCCGCCAACAACGCCATCGCCGGCCTCGCCGCGGCAGGGCTGACGCCCGAGCAGGGGCTGGCGCAGATCAATCGCCTGGTTGACCAGCAGGCCTTCATGCTGGCCGCGAACGACGTGTTCTATGCCTCGTCGCTGCTGTTCCTGCTGCTGATCCCGCTGGTGTGGATGGCCAAGCAGCCGCAGACGGGCGGGTCGGGTGGCGATGCCGCCGCGGGCGCGCACTAG
- a CDS encoding OPT/YSL family transporter, with amino-acid sequence MSTSSTPHAPFGAASAAARHAPQFHPQALSGGNLVLLALLSVFGAVIGIQLLVTLGVTPNTSIIGALVAMILARVPLQMMAGYRSVHFQNLAQSAISSATFGAANSLLLPIAIPFLMGRPELVMPMFIGVSCAMLLDGYLLYRMFNTKIFPASGAWPPGVAAAEAIKAGDKGGKQAALLGAGMLVGAVGSWFKIPMSAFGTAFIGNIWALSMFGVGLLLRGYAQPLFGYDINKAYIPHGMMIGAGLVALVQVGMVLMKKSTQAEAEATEENMPGRSVGTTLRMGGLGYILLAAGVSLLGGLYAEMSTGMLIAFILYAAFAAFVHEMIVGIAAMHSGWFPAFAVALITLLLGLLLGFPVTALAVLCGFSVATGPAFADMGYDLKAGFILRGHGADPAFELEGRKQQLIAAMLAFVIAIPVVYIAHGIYFAQGLVPPVAKVYVATINAGAVPGIAQQLFLWAIPGAIIQFIGGPKRQLGVLLATGLLIANPMAGWAVAVGIALRLLLEKFGGDKARGYMEVFAGGVIAGDALFSFFNATLAAKFGKK; translated from the coding sequence ATGTCCACGTCGTCCACACCCCATGCCCCGTTCGGCGCCGCCAGCGCGGCAGCACGCCATGCTCCGCAGTTCCATCCGCAGGCGCTGTCCGGCGGCAATCTGGTGCTGCTGGCGCTGCTCAGCGTCTTCGGCGCGGTCATCGGCATCCAGTTGTTGGTGACGCTCGGCGTTACGCCCAACACCTCGATCATCGGCGCGCTGGTGGCGATGATCCTGGCGCGTGTGCCGCTGCAGATGATGGCCGGTTACCGTTCGGTGCACTTCCAGAACCTCGCGCAGAGCGCGATTTCTTCCGCCACCTTCGGCGCGGCCAACAGCCTGCTGCTGCCGATCGCGATTCCGTTCCTCATGGGCCGGCCCGAGCTGGTGATGCCGATGTTCATCGGCGTTTCCTGCGCGATGCTGCTTGACGGCTACCTGCTGTACCGCATGTTCAACACCAAGATCTTCCCGGCCTCGGGCGCCTGGCCACCGGGTGTGGCGGCGGCCGAAGCCATCAAGGCCGGCGACAAGGGTGGCAAGCAAGCGGCGCTGCTGGGCGCGGGCATGCTGGTCGGCGCCGTGGGGTCCTGGTTCAAGATCCCGATGTCGGCTTTCGGCACGGCCTTCATCGGCAACATCTGGGCGCTGAGCATGTTCGGCGTGGGCCTGTTGCTGCGCGGTTATGCGCAACCGCTGTTCGGCTACGACATCAACAAGGCCTACATCCCGCACGGCATGATGATCGGCGCGGGCCTGGTGGCGCTGGTGCAGGTCGGCATGGTGCTGATGAAGAAATCGACCCAGGCCGAGGCCGAGGCGACGGAAGAGAACATGCCGGGCCGCAGCGTCGGCACCACGCTGCGCATGGGCGGCCTGGGCTACATCCTGCTGGCGGCCGGCGTGTCGCTGCTCGGCGGGCTGTACGCCGAGATGTCGACCGGCATGCTGATTGCGTTCATCCTCTACGCCGCGTTCGCCGCTTTCGTGCACGAGATGATCGTCGGCATCGCCGCCATGCATTCGGGCTGGTTCCCGGCCTTCGCCGTGGCGCTGATCACCTTGCTGCTCGGCCTGCTGCTGGGCTTCCCAGTGACGGCGCTGGCGGTTTTGTGCGGCTTTTCGGTGGCCACCGGCCCGGCCTTCGCCGACATGGGTTACGACCTGAAGGCCGGCTTCATCCTGCGCGGCCACGGCGCCGACCCGGCCTTCGAGCTCGAAGGCCGCAAACAACAGCTGATCGCCGCCATGCTGGCCTTCGTGATCGCCATTCCCGTGGTCTACATCGCGCACGGCATCTACTTCGCCCAGGGGCTGGTGCCGCCGGTGGCCAAGGTCTATGTGGCCACCATCAACGCCGGTGCCGTCCCCGGCATCGCGCAGCAACTGTTCCTCTGGGCGATCCCCGGCGCCATCATCCAGTTCATCGGCGGGCCGAAGCGCCAGCTCGGCGTGCTGCTGGCCACTGGCCTTTTGATTGCCAACCCGATGGCCGGCTGGGCTGTTGCCGTGGGCATTGCGTTACGCCTGCTGCTCGAGAAATTCGGCGGCGACAAGGCACGCGGCTACATGGAAGTCTTCGCTGGCGGCGTGATCGCGGGCGACGCCCTGTTCAGCTTCTTCAATGCCACGCTTGCCGCCAAGTTCGGCAAGAAATGA
- a CDS encoding efflux transporter outer membrane subunit: MPLNRFPFLPRLALAAVALASLAACASFSGIEPVAQPRDAASLGLSFADPVKSGAEANIAADWWLGFGDGQLNQLIDQALATSPNLRLAQARLARAQAGADLVDSADKPRLDAAVDITHQRYTENGLYPAPLAGSIRDAGTVQLNGSWELDFFGKNRAALDAALGSVQAAQADAQAARILLASQVARSYFQLMRIQEQLGVAQRTLAQRSETLDLVRDRVNAGLDTRLELRQSEGGLPEARQQIEALQEQSALARHALSALVGQPHVADALVPPALSTVKIAAPITSSTQIPADLLGRRADIAAARWRVEAATRDTASAKAQFYPNINLIGFVGLSSIGLGQLANAGSLQWGVGPALRLPIFDAGRLRANLRGKTADLDAAVESYNASVLDAVRDVADQLASSQSIARQQAEQQQAESAAEGAYEIAVQRYRAGLGTYLNVLTAETNVLQQRRQRVDLAARALDTQVALIRALGGGYAPTAPASLAAAPAAAPKSVAVN, encoded by the coding sequence ATGCCTTTGAATCGATTCCCCTTCCTGCCCCGCCTGGCTCTGGCGGCCGTGGCGCTGGCCAGCCTGGCTGCCTGCGCCAGTTTTTCCGGCATCGAGCCCGTGGCCCAGCCGCGCGACGCGGCCTCCCTGGGCCTGAGCTTTGCCGATCCGGTCAAGTCCGGCGCGGAAGCCAACATCGCCGCCGACTGGTGGCTGGGCTTCGGCGATGGCCAGCTCAACCAGCTGATCGACCAGGCCCTGGCCACGAGCCCGAACCTGCGCCTTGCACAGGCACGCCTGGCGCGCGCGCAGGCCGGTGCCGACCTGGTCGACAGCGCCGACAAGCCGCGCCTCGATGCCGCGGTCGACATCACGCACCAGCGCTACACGGAAAACGGCCTGTATCCCGCGCCGCTGGCGGGCTCCATCCGCGACGCCGGCACGGTGCAGCTCAATGGCAGCTGGGAACTCGATTTCTTCGGCAAGAACCGCGCCGCGCTCGATGCCGCCCTGGGCAGCGTGCAGGCCGCGCAGGCCGATGCCCAGGCCGCACGCATCCTGCTGGCCAGCCAGGTCGCCCGCAGCTACTTCCAGCTGATGCGCATCCAGGAACAGCTCGGTGTGGCACAGCGTACGCTGGCCCAGCGCAGCGAAACGCTCGACCTGGTGCGCGACCGCGTGAATGCCGGTCTCGATACCCGGCTCGAGTTGCGCCAGAGCGAAGGTGGCCTGCCCGAGGCGCGCCAGCAGATCGAGGCACTGCAGGAGCAATCCGCGCTGGCCCGCCATGCCTTGTCGGCCCTGGTCGGCCAGCCGCATGTGGCCGATGCACTGGTGCCGCCGGCCTTGTCCACGGTGAAGATCGCCGCGCCCATCACTTCTTCCACGCAAATTCCCGCCGACCTGCTGGGCCGCCGCGCCGACATTGCCGCCGCCCGCTGGCGCGTGGAAGCCGCCACGCGCGACACGGCCTCGGCCAAGGCGCAGTTCTATCCCAACATCAACCTGATCGGCTTCGTCGGCCTGTCCAGCATCGGACTGGGCCAACTGGCCAATGCGGGTAGCCTGCAGTGGGGCGTGGGCCCGGCGTTGCGCCTGCCGATCTTCGATGCCGGCCGGCTGCGCGCCAACCTGCGTGGCAAGACGGCCGACCTGGACGCCGCGGTGGAAAGCTACAACGCGAGCGTGCTCGATGCCGTGCGCGACGTGGCCGACCAGCTCGCGTCCTCGCAGTCCATCGCGCGCCAGCAGGCCGAGCAGCAGCAGGCCGAGTCCGCGGCCGAAGGCGCCTATGAAATCGCCGTGCAGCGCTACCGCGCCGGCCTGGGCACCTACCTCAACGTGCTGACTGCCGAAACCAATGTGCTGCAACAGCGCCGCCAGCGCGTGGACCTCGCGGCCCGTGCGCTGGACACGCAGGTGGCGCTGATCCGCGCGCTCGGCGGCGGCTACGCGCCGACCGCCCCTGCGTCGCTGGCCGCCGCTCCCGCCGCCGCGCCGAAAAGCGTCGCCGTCAACTGA